The genomic segment CGAATCGCTATCGATTGATTTTACTGCTAACCATCATACAGTTACAGTTGCGACTTACCGTGGCATGTTGCATTTATCGTATGTATCTATAAGTAATGCGAGGATGTCGTAAACGGTACTAATTTGAATTTCATGTATTTAATCCGCTATTTTAAAAGATATTGTTCCTATTAAGAGAAAACCGTctatatcataaaaatatttttcctgtCAAGGACGTTAATCTTGTTGGTGCGCACTGCAGTATGACATCATAGTTCATGTGCAAGTGAATAAGATGCATTTGATTTCCTAGCGATGATTTCAAAACTACGATCATAGTCGCTTATCACGATCATGCATGATGtttagatcaatttttatcaacGAATATAGATGCTATTATGGTATCGCATGTTGATtcgatttattattcaaatatggattaattattgagaatatttatgaattttgATGATGAATTGAAGTCGATGTATATCGTCGCATACCTTTGGAACAAACTTTCTGTTTGTCGAAACAGTCATTGGCTTTAAGATATGGAAATAATGGGATCCGTTACATCTAGTCAGTTGAAAGGGAAACAGCCATTTTTCTTTGAAAGTGAAATCATAGGATATATCACGTATACGTGTACGTAATGTACATGCATCTGTTCGTTAATAATATTCTTATCCGTTAATATGGTTAAAGTCTGAAGAAAGAGGTACTTTTCAGAGTCTTATCTAAGAAAACAACGAAGATAGTGTGCCCTATGGGTTTGTAATGAATTACATGTTCAAAAATATAATTCATGTTATTTTAAATTTCGCAGTAGAGATTTAAGTAAATAATTTACGAAaataatcgattaaaaaatatcactgttgttgttattattctacattaataatttaaaaaaaatcacGATATTTTATCGACATATATTAAAACGGAAGAGACTGACAATGTTATTACATTATCAATATGCATGATCAAAATAACATCCATTATACCATAATAGATTTTTTGCAATGGGCAGAAACAATGCAGTCATCGTTGGAACTCGTGGGTATTGTTTTCTAATACCGATTGCGCGCACATGTGACTGAAACGGCATTGCTGGCACACTGTAAATCGTATCTAAAACGATTCCCCTTAAAAAATTGCTTTCCAAAAATACAtattcccttttttcttttcaactAAAACGATTCATTATCAAGAGAGGCAAAGTTCAAAGTTGCAGCGATATCAGACGATACGTAAATACgtagataaaaatttatttcgcatTACAAACTAATCGTATAAATCCATGAGTGAACAATGCTATATACACAGAGGCTTTCAGTCATAGTCGCGTGTCGCAATGCTGTTACTAGTTGTGAATCAGCTCATCGTTGAAACGACAAGAGCGACAATTCGTGAATCGCGGGATTATTCTTCCTTTGAAAATGTTGTTCTTAAGCCACGAGGTGGCTCCTGGCTACTATTTAAACCTTCACCTGATAATCAAAACTACGTTTGGACACACGCGCACACGATTGCATTTCAAGATCTTTATATCATCTGTTATATCAtcagaaatgaaatgaaatgaaatttgtcTGTCTCTCGTGATACTCCTGTTCGGCTTCTTCTATTTGCTTTAACTAAAGGCGCGAACACGTTGGTTGTTGTGTTCGCGTGTATGACTCTCACAACTGTCCCTCCGATCCAATTATGTAGGTGCATGTAACATATATGTTGTCATGAATTTTTCGAGCGATGGGACTAGTAGCACTAGTAGCGTTACTCAATATATAATCACTGTACGACCTCGCTCGATTGCACTTCTCTCTCATACGACACACCGTATGTTTCGCTACTAAATCATTCTAAACTTCTACGTGAAATACACATTACAATAGTTACATTGTTATATCCATAATTGCATTACCAAGCGCGAAGCTAATTGTGTATTTATTTTGGTTGCATTATTCATTACGTCAATTACAAAAACTGATTAaagaatttcaataataatttttctacCCCAAAATCGAAAAGTTTGATCCTTTAAAACTGATCGCGTTAAGTAACACTCATGGAATTTTTTTCCCTTATTACGTCACATATCCAGCGTTCGGATGAGGTAGCATCTCTAAATAAACATATGTATAACTATTGCTATAACCGGTTTATCGTGTTATGTGATTTTCGATTGTGACGCTTAAGTAAGTCTTAGGAGCGTTACTTAACTGTTAAAGGAATAAGTTCCTTTAATGTATTGTCCTTGTTCCACAGCAACTCGAGTGAATGAGCTAGATCCCTGCACTCTTTTAGACTTTAGGTTAGCAGGCTGTCCATCTATACTTAAGCGTGCGCGCACATTGTGCTGCACGCGCGATGCATACATTTAAATGCTTATCCAAGGTTATTGCTTACTGACACATCGTCACCGCTGTTAATACATTACTTATAAAATAGCTACTTCTGCATCCTATAAAGTTTTTCATCTCTAATAACTACCAGATTAGATTTCCACATATTCTGAAATTCTCGATTATATTTagattattacaatttttacaaaatattcaacAAAATAAGTAATCCTTGATTAACATATTCCCTAAATATGAGTTGTAGAAATAATCCAACAAATATATGTATTAGTTCTTGTGCATCGAATATTATGCAAGCGGAACAGTACGATTCCTTGCTACGTTGACCTCATTTCTCGGTTGACCTTAATATCATACAAGGTACTTGAAGTCGATCTATAGAATACCTTCGTTCTATCAAGTTTTTTGGAagttgtaatatatatatatatataagtatagtgTACTTACGAGtcatatcatttttttttatatcaaaaATGATAATTCGTATTCGTAAATATGTTTTTATTTTGACTACAATTAcaaattcaattattttatattctacCGCTTAAAAGTGAATGGTTTAGACTATATGCTTATAGCGCAGTCAAGTGTGTAATTTATTATAAGAAGTATTAAAACATTTAACAATATCAGCTAAGATGTTTGTTTATTTCTATTTGtgactttttattaattttattactaaaattttttaatgttttccacAACACACATGGACACTAGTTTGATTAATGTAGTCCAAGATGATGCAGTTCAAGAAAAATATAACCTTGTTCTGAGTTTCAGATAACGGATCTATTATCTTTGgatgattatttaattatataacttGATTGGATATCTTAATAATTATATGTCTTGCGATAAAAATGCTGAAGTATTTTGCGAGTTTGTGCTGCTATTGTGTGCATGTACTTCGTAATGGATGACAGTGTTGCTGAAATACAAGTGAAGGTTTATTTTTTTGCAAAAGCAAGAGAGTTAACGGGAAAAAAAGAATGTTACATTACTGTTCCTCAAAAATTATCATACGTTGACTTATTAGATAAAATAATAAGCCAATTTAAATTAGAAAGCATTCGTGATACATCAATCTTAGCAGTGAATGAAGAATTTGTTGCTTCAGATACAACACTAGTACTTTCAGAAAAAGACGTAGTTGCTGTTATTCCACCACTTAGTGGAGGTTTGTCTTGTTTCtaatatgaatattttaatcAGCTAATACGTCATtatgaattaataataaaatgtctTACAATATGAATGCGGTATTTTTAGGTTAAAATGAGTACTGCAAAAGATATCGTCAAATTGCAACAAGAAGAGTTAAATGTTGGACACATAATTGATTTAGTAACAGCTCCTAATTGTGGGGCTGTATCAAGTTTTGTTGGCATTACTCGTGACAATTTTGATAATAAGAAGGTATTTATCCATTGAAATTGTAATTACAAATGTAAAGATATGTTTACTCATATACTTATGACTTCAAGGTTTTAAGATTGGAGTATGAAGCATACGAACCAATGGCtttaaaagaaatgaaaaacgtATGTTCAAAAATTCGTTCTCAATGGAATGTTTATCATATTGCTATATATCATCGCCTAGGGGAGGTACCAGTATCCAAAGCAAGCGTAGTAATTGCTATTTCTTCTCCTCATAGGGAAGAATCATTAAAAGCTATTGAATATGCTATTAATTCATTGAAAGCGTCAGTTCCAATTTGGAAGAAAGAGGTATATGATACTCAAGAAGTTCAATGGAAAGAAAATAAGGAGTGTACCTGGtcaaatagtaaataatatttttatacgatACCTTAATTTTATAGAAAGACAGAGAATTGTAATAAATAGAAATCATTGAGTACAATTACATAATTTTACGAAATTTTAAATGTATCTATTcagttatataaaatcaatatatattatatttatgtaatatattgtagaatggtaaaaaatttgaaaaagatTTAATAGTAAATATATGTGAATATTAACAAATCGTTAATCATAGTTTTATGATTTTACAACCATTAACCCATTTTGTGACTATGTTTTTTGTGTAGTTCATGATATGATTGATGTAGAAGAATCAGAAAATATTACAGTAAATGACACAGTAGAAActgtaatagaatatgacgatgaagaagtagaaaaagaagaagatgatGTAATAATTGATCCAAATCTTGTTCAGATTCGTGCTACCCCGGCTGAACTGAATCACAGAATATTGTCTTTCATTGAAAGAAAACGTCAACAAGTAAACATTGTTAATGTGCAAGAATTTTGTTGCCAAAGGTTAGTTAATAAGACATTCACGAAAAAACACGTAATACTAAACGATTTACGATAATTGTAATTTAATGATATTAtgatattttatgatattatattataggGATCAAAATGATGAGAATGATAATTCATGCGCGAGAGTAGATGCCATTCTTATTAGGAGAAAAGATTCTAAAAGTCATGTTAAAGGTAGGTCAAGGTAGTAATCCTCCATAAatgatgaaatatttaaacataaatTTTTGTAGTACATAGAGTACTCAATGCTTGGGGACCTCAAACAGTCGATCAACATGCTTTACATAAAGCTACGATGTCGGGATCGACCCaaacaaataataattattcgtcCGTATTGGATGAAAGAATCTCAACCACCGAAAAAATTCTTGGAATAAATCGACCTGTTCCCAAAGATGTATATGAAAGACTGAAAAATATCGAAGATCGAATATTATACTTAGAAGGCATATCTCCTGAATACAAGGATCTTTGGGTAAAagtttaatgaaatattattaaattcgaTTTAACGTTCAGTGTTATTGATTCTCCAACATTAATTATTGTTTGCAGAAAGCAGAAGATATGAACAACCTCAAAGGAACATTTAAACCAGTCCGGAAAAGGGTAAGTGATATCTTTTAAGtcatataatttaatttccAAAAACTACTcattataaaataaaacgtttcaGACATATTCTATGGCAGAACTTGATTCTAAACTGCACGAATTAGAAGACAAATATGCCAAAAGAACGAAATGATCTCTCATAAAAAATTGTTGAAGACTGACCACTTATTTATACATAgctaaatttttcaaaataaataatatatcataAGCATAGGAAATTTGTagtaatttcattttcattGTTATGATATAGCAAATGACCAATATTAATCAATATTATAGATCATTAAATTTACGCCATTACATTATATACCAAAATTCTATGTCCAATCCTTAAGTACAGGCAGGTCGAAAGGCGGGGCTACACTTTTCGATCAGGTGGAAACTTCTGTTCGAGCATGTACTTACATTAGTTCGTGTTTCGGTTGATAGAGGCAGTCTTCGTCGTGCTGCCATACGGTATGGCTGCGGTTTGTCGAAGTTTTCTCTTTATCCCGATATAATTTGAAGTGAATCGTTGATAGTAATGTGTTATTCATACAGAAGTTCATCGAAAAGTAGCCGTCCTTACGAATGCTAGTGAGTACTGTcatacaatatttttaaatacacgTATCTTATAGTGTTTGTCGAGCACGCGGCCAGCACGTCGTCTGCCAGGGTGACAAGCATCCTTTTTCCTCTCAGCTGAGTTTATGGACCATTGGTcggttttatattttttgttttcgtCCGATCCTGTTTATTTTGACATAAGTCTTTCTTCGTTTCGTATCCATTACATATTGTTAAGTCGACCGACGATATTAAATCGAACAAATCGCAAATAGGATAACGAGTGTTCTTAGTTTTCAATGAATTTTTGATTTTTGGCCATCTTGGGGATTTTTCGAGCTGCAGAATAATTCTTCACCTTATTATATGCAATATCGACATTAAACATTACGATATGTAATGTTTAAATTTCAAACAACGATACCCGCTTCTTTCCTTTTCCCTATCCGAAAGTATCGTTTATTTTTACGCCGATCTATTTTCGTCCTATCACATgggtttcttttaataattttcgtAAATTTTGTCGAAATAAGGCGATACATTTCTACCTGGAACTTTGAAGTTATTAACGATCGtactgtaaataaattatagtcTATTTACTTCTGAAACAAATAACTAGATTTTTGAAACATAGCAATAACGTTGAATTATTAAATGGCGGAAATAAATCAAACGCATTTGTCAAATTCAAGGGTCTTgtataaaagaagaaagtatACATGAAAATCTTTCTAAACTATCATacatcaaataaatataaactCAAATCTCGATTCGAAGAAAAATCTTTTCCCAAGACAGTGACGCATCGAGTCTTTATATCCGTACTTTGTCTGACGTGCTTTTAAATCTATAGTGCGCGTGCAGTTTCTATCGTGTTGCATTAATAGCGTAAGGAATATGATTAAGATGAGATGTACACATTGGCAACAGCCCTATCTTCAATCGCTAGTGTGCAATAGTTAAAAGAGAAAATCGTGTCGGCGTCGTAACCAGAACAGAAAGAACATAATTCGGAATGGTGAAACTCCGTATTACCGAGGCAACGTTACTAATGTTCTATCACGTTCTTTTCCCTCTTTTTGGTTGTCAGAAAACAACTGACACAATCGAGTGTATTCGCCGCGAGGAAACCCTTCGCGAAACCACCGTCGGTTACGTTTACAACCGATTGAAACGACAAACGCGTGTCGAGTTAGGCGTCTGACGCTGATTGTTCGCGAATCTTGACGAATATTCGCCATTAGAGAATAGGCTAATCTCTGTTCGTGCAGTTAAGCGATTCTAATTGAAGCGAAACGTCGCGAAACGATCGTTTGCGCGCAACACGGTTTTATTTCGCTTGTTATTTGTGTAACTGCGAATTGATGGAAATCGTGTTGCACGAAAGAAATCCGTTCTGTGGCATATCGATAACAATCGAAGGGATTGTTGCAATCGCAGAAGGCAGCTTCATTTTCCAGTAATTTCAGTAAACCAATAAAGCCAACTTGAAATCGATAAAAATCAAATCACTTTTTTAAACGCGCTACGTAACTCGTGGTTTATCTAATATTTCTAGTAATAAATTTCTGCACTTCCGGATGCAAAATGTATCGtatattttatctttctttctattccgataaataaaatttagatattGCAACTTCTTTCTTTGTTGCTGTAAATCCTTTGATTCGTTTGTATCTTAAACTTAAGAAATTCGACAGCGATGGAAAGAGATAATGGCCGAAATTGAAGATGACCCAAAAAATACGGAAGTctacgacgatatcgataacGTGACAATTATTTTTTCGCGTTGATTTCATCGCTAAAGGATGGACAAGGGAAGGGAACGAAATtcttagagagagagagagagagaggcagagGGCGAGAGTTTTAAAAAGTTTCGTTGCATTACGAAATCGTATTACAGCTGCTAGTCGATTGTCCTACAAAGATTTTTATTGCGCAAAAAGTTGAATGCCGAAACCGTTCGCATTTCTATATCAAATCGAAAGGAAACAATTGCCATAGCTTTTAAACGATTTACTCGTAGACGGAAGACGATGGAAAATTTCCGCCACTTTGACGTATACCACTGCAGCTAGTTGTTCTGCCAAGATTTCGCAACGACAAAAGTAAATTGGCCTGAAGCAGCACGGCACCTCGTTTACCTTTACCTTAACTACTTAAGGGAATTCGGTTTACCGTGTCTTTCATCCTCGACTAAACACCTCTAGGTATATCGTCCCTTTCATATTCTTGTAAATTTCCAAAACGTACATCAAGAATTTGTTCATAGAATTCAAGATATATCTGTATTCTATGTATGTAttttatgtattgtatataagGCTTAACGACGCTGACCTAGAGGTATATAGTTTTCTGCATAACGATTTGTTGTCGCTCATTGGGCCAAGACGATGCCGTTTTAAGCGCATTTTAACGAGTAGGCCGATAGCATGCAGAGTTTTTCGTTTATATAGAGAGCGGCTATTCTATAGGGTAATAGGGAGCATGATTTCTCTTAATCATGGCTTGCGAGAACGTACAAGTGGCGTAACGCGTTCCACCTAGTTGATGTAAACTGAATTTCAATAAACGTAGCTAGCATAGAAACAGAAGGCATAACGAGCAGTTTGCAACGATTAAAGATTTCTTTTTGGCACTGATTCTCTGATGCGAAAGacgagagaacgagagagaaagagggttcacttttatttttcctttcgtCGCGATAAGTTGATTTACTTTTTCTTGCATTTCCACGCGAAACCGTTCCACACTCGCAATTAGATATGATCCAGCGAGGATAATGAGAAGAAAGTTACTTCCGAGATGGTTATCGCACGAACATGGAGatatatgtagatatatgtAGTCGTTTTCTGTTCGTGCTAATTTTGCTAATttaattcgttcgtttcgtgtATATCATCCACGGATATTGTCTCGGAAGACGCTTTATGAATTTCTTAGATTCATCGTCTAAATACGTAATTAGCGTTCGATGTTGCAAAAGGTACACGATTTATCTGCATAAATTTATTCGCCACAAGTTGATTAGCGTGCTAATCTCTGATATATCGAAAACAACGATTTTGCTTCCATACTTTGGAAAGTACGGAATTATTCCGATGGCTATTTCGATTTCTGTAATTTAATCGTGTA from the Bombus affinis isolate iyBomAffi1 chromosome 11, iyBomAffi1.2, whole genome shotgun sequence genome contains:
- the LOC126921756 gene encoding molybdopterin synthase catalytic subunit; translation: MSTAKDIVKLQQEELNVGHIIDLVTAPNCGAVSSFVGITRDNFDNKKVLRLEYEAYEPMALKEMKNVCSKIRSQWNVYHIAIYHRLGEVPVSKASVVIAISSPHREESLKAIEYAINSLKASVPIWKKEVYDTQEVQWKENKECTWSNIHDMIDVEESENITVNDTVETVIEYDDEEVEKEEDDVIIDPNLVQIRATPAELNHRILSFIERKRQQVNIVNVQEFCCQRDQNDENDNSCARVDAILIRRKDSKSHVKVHRVLNAWGPQTVDQHALHKATMSGSTQTNNNYSSVLDERISTTEKILGINRPVPKDVYERLKNIEDRILYLEGISPEYKDLWKAEDMNNLKGTFKPVRKRTYSMAELDSKLHELEDKYAKRTK